A region from the Triticum aestivum cultivar Chinese Spring chromosome 3D, IWGSC CS RefSeq v2.1, whole genome shotgun sequence genome encodes:
- the LOC123074783 gene encoding uncharacterized protein, whose translation MTTKAKLGELMWEHRLRAAAAVAFLAVAVVSISAVGPRLGAVVSFFWPLLVSTGFFLVAITVLLRISPPPSGAEESGKEIIDFVAGCRPDHLLPEAPATVEVPPEPEI comes from the coding sequence ATGACGACCAAGGCGAAGCTCGGGGAGCTAATGTGGGAGCACCGgctgcgcgcggcggcggcggtggcgttcctcgccgtcgccgtggtgtCGATCTCCGCCGTCGGGCCCAGGCTCGGCGCCGTGGTCTCCTTCTTCTGGCCGCTGCTCGTCTCCACGGGCTTCTTCCTCGTGGCCATCACCGTGCTGCTCCGGATCTCGCCGCCGCCCAGCGGCGCGGAGGAGTCCGGCAAGGAGATCATCGACTTCGTCGCCGGGTGCCGCcccgaccacctcctcccggaGGCGCCCGCCACCGTGGAGGTGCCGCCGGAGCCGGAGATCTGa
- the LOC123079252 gene encoding UDP-arabinopyranose mutase 1, with translation MAPLLKDELDIVIPTIRNLDFLEMWRPFFQPYHLIIVQDGDPTRTVMVPEGFDYELYNRNDINRILGPKASCISFKDSACRCFGYMVSKKKYVYTIDDDCFVAKDPTGKDIDALAKHIQNLLCPSTPLFFNTLYDPYQEGADFVRGYPFSLREGVPTAVSHGLWLNIPDYDAPTQLVKPRERNGRYVDAVMTIPKGSLFPMCGMNLAFDRELIGPAMYFGLMGDGQPIGRYDDMWAGWCVKVICDHLGLGVKTGLPYIWHSKASNPFVNLKKEYKGIFWQEDIIPFFQAAKLTKECDTVQKCYISLSQQVKEKLGKIDPYFVKLADAMVTWIEAWDMLNSKDSKEADANGKLKGR, from the exons ATGGCGCCGCTGCTCAAGGACGAGCTGGACATCGTCATCCCGACGATCCGGAACCTGGACTTCCTCGAGATGTGGAGGCCCTTCTTCCAGCCGTACCACCTCATCATCGTGCAGGACGGCGACCCCACGAGGACCGTCATGGTGCCCGAGGGCTTCGACTACGAGCTCTACAACCGCAACGACATCAACCGCATCCTCGGCCCCAAGGCCTCCTGCATCTCCTTCAAGGACTCCGCCTGCCGCTGCTTCGGCTACATGGTCTCCAAGAAGAAGTACGTCTACACCATCGACGACGACTGCTTC GTGGCCAAGGACCCGACGGGGAAGGACATTGACGCGCTGGCCAAGCACATCCAGAACCTGCTCTGCCCCTCCACGCCGCTCTTCTTCAACACCCTGTACGACCCCTACCAGGAGGGCGCCGACTTCGTGCGCGGCTACCCGTTCAGCCTCCGGGAGGGCGTGCCCACCGCCGTGTCGCACGGCCTCTGGCTCAACATCCCCGACTACGACGCCCCCACGCAGCTGGTCAAGCCGCGGGAGCGCAACGGCAGGTACGTCGACGCCGTCATGACCATCCCCAAGGGCTCCCTCTTCCCCATGTGCGGCATGAACCTCGCCTTCGACCGCGAGCTCATCGGCCCGGCCATGTACTTCGGCCTCATGGGCGACGGCCAGCCCATCGGACGCTACGACGACATGTGGGCCGGCTGGTGCGTCAAG GTGATCTGCGACCACCTTGGGCTGGGCGTCAAGACGGGGCTGCCCTACATCTGGCACAGCAAGGCCAGCAACCCGTTCGTGAACCTGAAGAAGGAGTACAAGGGCATCTTCTGGCAGGAGGACATCATCCCCTTCTTCCAGGCCGCGAAGCTGACCAAGGAATGCGACACCGTGCAGAAGTGCTACATCTCGCTCTCGCAGCAGGTCAAGGAGAAGCTCGGCAAGATCGACCCCTACTTCGTCAAGCTCGCCGACGCCATGGTCACCTGGATCGAGGCCTGGGACATGCTCAACTCCAAGGACTCCAAGGAGGCCGATGCCAACGGCAAGCTCAAGGGGAGGTAG